The segment TAATTTTTCCCCCCGTTGTTTTGTAGGACTTCATAAATCTAAGAaatcttttttaacatttgaatttaatttatagcagcacacacacacacacacacacacacacacacacacacacacacacacacacacacacatacaagcccTCCCTCTTTCCATCTAGTATGACTTAAAAGTTGGACATGCAGTCTGGAAGTCACAGCAGAAACGAATGAGCTTTTCAATTTTTGATGCAACAAAAGGAGCGCCTCACATGTCTCTGATCTGTTTTAAATTCACTATTCTCATCACTGACATTTGGCCTAGAGTGGAGTGATCATTACTTACTGTCATCCATTTCCATAATAGTCAGTAATAACCTTGCCTGTATGTGAGAGTGATGgtgactttatttttacatgcgCACCGGCCGTATTAGCATTGTCTGTATCGTGTATCAGATGTCCTCTGCTGCTTGGAGAGAGGCTGAAAGACAGCGTTGAGGAGACTGAGTACAGGAACAAATCCAATTAAAGACAAATGCAGACATTGGAGAGCTCGGGGGGGTTGGAGTTCTGAGAACAGTGTGAGGGACTCGTGTGGCTATCAGGTTAGGAGGACGATGGCAAGGGTGGAAGGTGAGACCCTCTAGAGGGGTTTGGATGCGAAGGTCTGAGTTTAAGTCTAATGGATAAGTGATGAAAGGGTGCTAAATGGGATTGGATTGTTACTAAGTACCAAAATGAGAGGAAATTCTtcccacaaacacaaataacagcAAACCCAAAATATTAAAGCtgtaaaaatatgataaaacacTTACATACTTACAGCTTTATAGTGCTGTTTGCCCATTAGTTCAAGTTTAAATATGCTTTTGgggtttcatttttgttctctgGTGCCAGGGAATTACTGGGAGGAACTGGATATTAAAgcttagggggaaaaaaatagaaatgagaaatataaacatcttaacaaataaaaaaagaatgtgaaGGAGTTAATATTGCGTCATACCAGCTTTGAAATGTCACATCTGAGAAAACAGACATTTATGAGtgaagaaaaacatgttaacatgtacAACAGTGTAAAAACTGAAtagaacacagacacacctatCTGTACTTCATCACAGGGATAACAAcccaaattaaaagaaaaagctacAGGCTTCAGTTTTGTTAGAATAAAAGTGTTTGACACAGGAGTTTCAATCAGGAGATTCTAATCATAAAAAGCTCTGATTTCCCTCATGCgaatattaatgaattaatatttaatttcccATCTTCCACTGTGCAGATTCTGATTAATCTTTGGGCGTTCATTGCTCTGCGGAGTTTCAATTTGTCAGTTCATCACTTCGGTCCAGATAAAAATTTATCAATAGCTGGTAGATGAATTGCCGATCATCAAGCTGTTTGCAGACCGTGTGTAGACGTACTAACAAGCGTCAGGAGGTGGTGTCTCTCTCTGATGTGGAAACACACAATGAACTCTGTAGAGGTGCATCTTATTAGgagattgtttgtttttccagataGAGAAAGAAATAGCTTGTGTGATTCTAATGAGTTCACATATATTACTATTATCTTGTATCATTGCCTTAACTTCGTACCAACCAGATGAGGCCTTAAGCATGTCTTTGAAATACGCATCCAGCTATACATTCACACTGCAGGTCAGAGTTCATTGTTATGGTTACAGCTCTGTGAAAAATTAATGCAAGCGTGGTTGTAATGCTGATGCCCAGCAGCTTACAAAAGAATTCCGAGTGAGGCTAGCGACATAGTTCTGTGTCTCAGATGTTGACACAGATGTTGTTACAGAACACACACGCAAAAGCGTCTTGTTTGTGGTTTGGTCAGTTTTAATTGCATTATGTATAGGAAGACATCTGATAAGCCGGAGATCACAGCCTCTGGAAATGTCCTCAAATGGCACCAGAGAGTCAAATGAGGAGTCTGTGATATGATACTGGAACAGTAAGGAGATGTTTGTGGGAGAATTAATGGGTGctgtgctcctcttcctcacgctCCTTTTATCCCTAGACTTCAAAATGTTCTTACATTCTTACTTTTTCTCTCTGAGCTGCTGACGTAAAAGCACATATGGCTCATCTTACAAAGAGAAATATCTTGGAAAACAGGAATGAGCAGTTTGATATTTTATCCTTGACATGTCAAAACTTACAgggcagaagaaaaacagagagaaaaataaccCAATTAAAAAAGCGAGAACTGTTTTATAGGACTTAGTTTTTCTATTGTTGTGTTTAGTGAAAAGAGAACTGGGTTTTAAATAATGTCAAAGGCCCATAATTAGGGAACATTTAActacattaataaatatatgtaattGTAGTTGCTGCAGAACATTATGTTGTATAAGTCACAACACTATCAGGTTTTAAACTGCATCAATGACTCATCAAcagttattttatattacatatcATGGTAATGTATTACTGTGCAGCATCTCATTAGCGAACTGTACATAAAAGGAAGTTGAATCAGGATTATTTGACTTTAGATTCATTGTTTGTGATTTATGTCTATACGTTGTTAAATATTAATtccatttaatcatttatgcCATAACAAATCCACCAAAATAAATGCTATATcatcaataataacaatacatattaaaataattttggctCACGGGAAATTTAtattaatcaaaataaatatttcaggcACTGACGTTTATATCccttatttgtgtatttaatgaataaaaaatgaatcaatTACTTTAATGATCAAGTAATTCATTTATTGAATTTTCAAGCTAAAATGATGCAAGTATTCACCGGTCAGAGGTCAGAAAAGCGACATATTATAGTGAATGGTATACTTTTGCGTTTCATTGAATTCACTGATGTTAGCTCCAGCATGTTATCATGGACACGTCTCACTATGTGTTAGTTTAACATCATTTTATTAATAGATGACTGTAAATAACTGTTGGTTGCAGCCTTTCTGAGTTTTTATTTCCAATTAAAGCTATATGCagtatgtaaatataaaaaaatctgtgatttTGTATATTTGGACACACAACTTACCCCAGTGCGGTTCAGTGAGTCAAGGACTTCAACTGATCCTTGACCTGATCCAACCTTGTTACAGCAGGTCTCAGTCAGACCCTGTCCTGTGGAGTTCTCCGAGTTTGCCCTCACTCAACCCCTCTGTTATTTTCACAGCACTCTGAGTTTTTTGACCTTGGCTCTAAGTACACATCTGTCAGCATGGCTGCCCTCCAGACACTGATTTATAACCAACACAACCTTCCAGACATCCAGCTGTGATCACCATCATTTCTGATCAAAACAAGCTACTCCTCGTCTCTGGAAATGATCGATCCTCTGCAGCAGAGCTCACAGCGATCAGGATGCTTGTTTTCCAGCGGTTTGTGCTCAGAATGATTCCTCATTATTGATTACTGATAGACAGTAGGTATTGAGAAGGGATGGAAAGACAAAAACTTTGACACAATACTTTATTGTGCTCATAAAGACTTCCAAGTAGAATATATTGATGTCTTGAAGGTCGGGGGGTTAGCACTGTATGCTCAAGAGTCAGAGCTACATTTTGCTTACCAGTCACCGGAGCATAAAATTAAACTTGTCGGTGGATAACTGCTGCCACCTGAAGGTCACAGGGCTTCCTAGATATATATCTAAGAAGGCACATCTGTTCTTCAGATTTTCCATATTGATTGTCTTGCTAGAGTGTTAACAGTTTCTTAAGTAGAATAATTAAAACATGCATTTACTTCGGTCTCATTTAGAGGATTATATACAACCTGGATGGACTGGGTGCATAAATTGTGGTACGACTACTGACGCATGATATTGAAATTATTGACGGACACATTCTGACACTGAGAGGTCAGAGAGCCACAAGGAACTGTGTGCACATCTGCCAGCTATTTAGTGGTTGTGCAGACTCACATCtaacagaacaaacacagactttagacacacagagaaacatttgcaaattttattcagttttcAGACTTCAAAACTGAAATTATAGTTTCTACTTCTGCTGCACCAATAAGTCTACCCTCGTAAACAGTCCTCCATGGCTcgcagctcctgcagctcctgacAGCGTGGGCCGCGATGGAGGCGGAGGAGGTGTCTGACCTTAGGAATGAGCGAGAGGGCCGGGGCTCTGGAGCCACTAGGAGGACAGCAAAGAAGAAGGATTTCAGTAAGCGCAGTTAGTTTAGTTACATGCTGTTGTTTATTCTTCAATAATCCTTAGAAAAGTCAGTCACCCATTAAAGTGTAGCTGAACCAGTTTGAAGAGTTGATAACCGAGTTCAATACTGTCTTCTCCATACTGGGAGCCAACAGCTGCAGCGCTTCGCTGCAAATGGTAGGCAGCGTTATTCCAGTCACCTACAGACAGCATAGAAAATTAAAGGATTATAAATCAGAGGGATTATGGTGAAACaaagtttgattataaaaataaattaattagcACAAGTCAGGTTTATATTTAGATTATTATCAGTAATATCTCGTTGATTAGACAGACTGGGGTTGAGGCAGTCTGTCAACGTACAGGAAATTATCGGTAGATGTTTTAAATTAACCCCCGATGAGCTGGTGTTGTGGTAGAAAACTAACagcgtctcatccagggtgtagcCGCCTCTCACCCTGGCCCAGCTGGGCTAGACTCTGGCAGACCTGTGATCCacaaggtggaggagaagctggagacgTGACGAAtacaatcatcttgtctacaagacACTGGATGGATATTTTAAAGCAAAGATTGATTTGTATGTAGATATTTTCGTTGCCATTTCAACAAAGAACCTCCTGTAAGATAAAAAGCTCTCCTTTGGTTCATTTGGTTTAAGATCCATTGTTGTTTGGCTTCACTTTAAATGACGCTCATGTCAGCCCCTCTAGAGATACACTCATGTGCAGAATAGGTGCAACtagatggatgcatggatggataaacggacggacagacagacggactgattgattgatttactgAATGTGATTCTCACCCATGGCTGCATACGCTCTAGCCGTGGCGTCATCAAGCTCCCCCTGTAGAGGGTGTGTCTCTGCAAGGATTAGTCCAGACCGACATTTGGTCCTTAATATTTTCAACGCTTTATCTGATGGACGGCAGAAGAACAATGTGGAAATGTAGTGAAAGAACATGTGAATaaatggcacacacacacacacatactgtatttgaatattGTATCACACACCCGGCTGCTCTGTCTGCAGGAGGTCCACCACCTTCTCCAAATCCGACCTGATGCTCTGTAGGCTGCGGCTCACTTCAGAGGAAGACATGCGATGACCACAGCAGGACTGCGAACACATAAATCCTTTTCCTTTGCTCTCAATGAATTTCTGAAAAACATGATTGGGGTCTCAAAAGTCAAAAGTAATACAAGGAAAGATTCTTTTAGTGGTACTATtaataatgtataatgtataactAAAGAAATCCACACTAACTCTGAGAGATCCTTTGCACTTTCCACACAAGAGACCAGACGCTGTACCCTTctcctgtttctcctcctcctcctcatcctgctgctgctgcagactgCAGGCCTCACAACAACACAGGAAGAAGTACTGCTCCAGCAGGAGATGCTGGCGATCTTTGGTAGCCATCCTTCGGCTATCCGGCCCTGAGTTCACAAAACAACTTAGCCATGagccaaatttttaaaaaagttgcacATCCTTGTACAGTGTAATAATCCATTAGCCCACACCTCACCATAACAGTGCAGGATCTCTTGCCCAAGGGGGATAACTTTTGCTGCTCTGACAGTAACAGTGACTCTGCAGGGTTTGCTTCTCTCCTCAGCTACACGCTCACTGATGTCTGCAGATAGCTCTGAACCACACAAAACATCTCTGGACTCAAACACCATGCTGGTGTTGGGAGAGCAGGAGTGATTCAGAAGACTAAGAGTTGGGAATATTGCTGTTGCAATGCGGATCTCCCTACTGGACTGCACTGCTGAGTTTCTTGTTCCTTCAAGAAGagagaatatgaaaaaaaaaagacaaatattgaTATTGAAATTGTAACTTACAGAAATTCATGGCTAAAGAAGAATTTGTTAATAGAATGcatgaaatattcaaatgtgTTTGGAACATTGTATAAGCGTGGATACAATAACAGTAAAGCTAAACTgattgggtaaaaaaaaaattcctttctAAATGTCAGTGTCCTTCCTTCAGAAAACATTGCTGTACAACTTTGGCCATATTACAGGTAAAGCATAGAAAATACAACTTTGTAGTCATTCTGTTTTGAGGgttacaaatgtattttcttcccTATAGATTTTGTAGGATTGTGCACTGATGCAGCACCCAataatgaaagaagaaagaaatttttttcatgtttctaacATTGAGCTGCAGTTGTCAGGTTATCAGTTAAGGTCACCTGTATTTTGAAGCATGGTGATGGCCTGAGCGTTACACCCCAGCTGCATGATGTGCCTCAGAGCTGCACTTCCAAGGAGCCACATCTCTGAACCCCAATCTGTGATGTCTCCCTCCTGATTGGATTGGTTCTTTTCTCGTGAGAGTCCACTGAAATCCCAAGATGAGGGTGGAGGTCCCACCTTGGAGAGTTTCAAGAATACTGTTGCTATAGTAACAGCGTACAGGAAACGCAGGCAAGGGCTGTGTCTGTTCAGGTGGTGCAGCAGGTGAAACACTCTCAGGTAAGAGTCACTATTAGATGTAGAATGGCACGAGTAGGAATGAGGAGACTTGCTGTTCAGACAGCTTGGTTGTGATTTAGTGAGCTCTTCTCTGATTGGATCTCTGGCCCTTTGGACGTTTCTCAGCCCTGCCTTCAGTGTTACCCTTAGTGCGAGCTGAGACATCACACCCATCACCATAAGATCTGCTCCAACTGGACACTCCCAGTGGTGATGCTCTTCCCAGGCTTCCTTCTGACAGGAAGTTGAACAATATCGGCTGTAACTGCACCAGTCACACGGCACAGCACTAAGCGTTTCACGCAAACACCTGTGACAGCGTCGCTGCTCTGTACCAAAGACTCCCCCCTCTGTGTCCTGTCCTCCTGCTGTCCCTCTCACCCCCTCCATCCCTGGAATGAGGACACAGCTGTATGGCCTGTCAGTGAGGATGACCTCCCCAGCTCCTATTCTCTCTGTCGCCACCAGGTGCCGACCTTTCTCTGGATCAAAGGACATAACGGCTTCGGGGCAAATGCCACACTGGAGAGATCCCTGCTCCTCTGGTCCATGATTCTTTGAGGCAGTATTGTGACCGTCTTCCTTTGCCTTTTGACTTACAGACAGATGCTTGAGGCACTGCGTCCGGCGTTCCTTTAGTTTGTGTAAAAGATGAGGGGGATAGCCACTCTTCATAGCTTTGGAAATATCATCAAGGGACTCCTAAGACCAAAAGCAGATAAATACCTATTAAAGCCACTATATAATCAAAATTTACCTCAGTATCACAAAGATATAAAGATCCACccattttcttgaaaatgagACGACCATAACCGTCACGTCTTTAGCCACTGTCTCACATTGTGGGTCaagggtgttgctggagcctgtcccagttgGCCACAGGCAAGACTTCATCATTGATCCATTTAAACTTCAATAAGTCATCAAAGAACTTATTACAATGCATgcttcaaaatgtgtttgtgaagtAAATTAATTCTGTGTGGTAGTAAAAACAACACGTAAAAGGCTCTGTTATGTGTCTGACTTTACTAAAtaggaataaatgaatgaatgaaacaagaTGGTTATTATGCTGCTGATGGGATTCAATGCTCCTCACCTGGTAGTGCTGCAGATGGTAGAGGGCAGCAGAGCGGTTGGCGTAGCACAGAGACAGCTGCTCTGAACCTACAGGAGCAAAACATGCACCCTGTCATGACAGGACACAAAGAAACAGGCTGTTGATGCAAGTTAATCCAGACTGAGGACTGACATGTGTATGATTTATGCTGTTCAATCCCAAAGCCATTTACTCACCACTGGTCTGGGATTTGAACTCATTTACAGAGATGCTTTCATACAGGACATTATCCATGAATATTTTACTATTATGTTGCATCAGAACTATTAAAGTATTAAGTAGTCTATTTTAACTACAATAACACTTCCATTAAATTACAATTGCTAATATGACAATTTTGAGGAAAATGTATCAGGCAGATTTTGTGAAATCCATGTGACGTGCAAATATAAACTGATTCCATAAACTGATCTCCATGGTAATGGTAATAAAACCAATAACCTTCAGCAGCCTATGATGTGGGACAGACTGATGCACTAAACATAGTGTAACAGCAGACTGGAGTGTCTCCTCTCCACCTGAGTGTAGTGCAGAGCAGCTGAGGTGTAGTCTCTGGACCTGAAGCTGGAGTTGCCCCCCTCCCTGCACCGGGCTGCTTTTTCTGCATCCTTCTGCACAGAGTAACCCACAGACACAGAATCCACGAAGTCCAGATCATCTGGGctgtaaaacagaaataaagctCAACAACAACTACAAATTCTACTATCGTATCAGCGTTCTGGACGGATCTCTACAGAATTACTTGAGGGTGGTGCATTAGTGGTGTTAAGGAGTTTCAATGAAACCTGTTAACTTAGCAAGAGACACGTGGCAATAATGTGGACTCAGGTGATTTATTTCAAGTCTACGGCTGACGATAAAGGATGTTAGAGTCAAATAATAAACGGACGTCTCTCATTCATCAGAATAAggcataaaaatcacaaaactaAAGCTACAGATGTAAGCTAGCGTACTCACGTTATCGTCGATAagctacatttaaaaatgtcatctaTTTCAAGCAGTGACGTAAAATGTTCCTTTAGGTCGGGATCGATTCCGACCCATTTCTGTGCGACGTGATCTTGCCATTGGACACACGGAAGATCCATAATACCAACATAAACAAGCGGACTAAAGTTCGTGTCTGGATTCCCAGCACGCAGGACCACTAGAGCAATGATCAAGTCACCTAATAGCCAATGAGAGTTTCCGTTTggagttttcaaaataaaacacgcTTTCCCACTGCGGATTGGACGGACAGATGGGTGGATGCATGGATGAATATTTTTCCTGAAGGAAATTACGTATCACCTCCTCTAACACATTCACAAATTCCTCAGCAGTGAGggaacaaataaatacagataacGATAAAtgcacaaaagagaaaacaactgCACAACAGGGACATGATAAATACACAACACAGATGCACAACCGAGAactaagaataaataaacagctAGACAAGCATATAACACCatgctctcgctctctctctctctctctctctctctctctctctctctctcacacacacacacacacacacacacacacacacacacacaca is part of the Antennarius striatus isolate MH-2024 chromosome 13, ASM4005453v1, whole genome shotgun sequence genome and harbors:
- the smyd4 gene encoding SET and MYND domain-containing protein 4: MDLPCVQWQDHVAQKWVGIDPDLKEHFTSLLEIDDIFKCSLSTITPDDLDFVDSVSVGYSVQKDAEKAARCREGGNSSFRSRDYTSAALHYTQGACFAPVGSEQLSLCYANRSAALYHLQHYQESLDDISKAMKSGYPPHLLHKLKERRTQCLKHLSVSQKAKEDGHNTASKNHGPEEQGSLQCGICPEAVMSFDPEKGRHLVATERIGAGEVILTDRPYSCVLIPGMEGVRGTAGGQDTEGGVFGTEQRRCHRCLRETLSAVPCDWCSYSRYCSTSCQKEAWEEHHHWECPVGADLMVMGVMSQLALRVTLKAGLRNVQRARDPIREELTKSQPSCLNSKSPHSYSCHSTSNSDSYLRVFHLLHHLNRHSPCLRFLYAVTIATVFLKLSKVGPPPSSWDFSGLSREKNQSNQEGDITDWGSEMWLLGSAALRHIMQLGCNAQAITMLQNTGTRNSAVQSSREIRIATAIFPTLSLLNHSCSPNTSMVFESRDVLCGSELSADISERVAEERSKPCRVTVTVRAAKVIPLGQEILHCYGPDSRRMATKDRQHLLLEQYFFLCCCEACSLQQQQDEEEEEKQEKGTASGLLCGKCKGSLRKFIESKGKGFMCSQSCCGHRMSSSEVSRSLQSIRSDLEKVVDLLQTEQPDKALKILRTKCRSGLILAETHPLQGELDDATARAYAAMGDWNNAAYHLQRSAAAVGSQYGEDSIELGYQLFKLVQLHFNGGSRAPALSLIPKVRHLLRLHRGPRCQELQELRAMEDCLRG